Genomic DNA from Thermobifida alba:
CCGCTTCGACGCCGAGATCGCACCGCTGGCCGGAGTCAGCCAGGACGAGGGGGTCCGTCCCGACACCTCCCTGGAGAAGATGGCCGGACTCCAGCCGCTGCGCGAGGGCTGGGCGCTGACCGCCGCCGTGGCCAGCCAGATCTCGGTCGGCGCGAGCGCGCTGCTCATCGCCTCCGAACGGGCCGTGGCGGAGCACGGCCTCACCCCGCTGGCGCGGATCGTGCAGCTGGCCCTGGCCGGGGACGACCCGGTGTACATGCTCACCGCCCCCATCCCCGCCACCCGCATCGCGCTGGAGAAGGCGGGACTGGCTATCGACGACATCGACGTCACCGAGATCAACGAGGCGTTCGCCCCGGTCCCGATGGCCTGGATCGACGAACTCGGCGCCGACCCCGCCAAGGTCAACCCCAACGGGGGCGCCATCGCCCTCGGCCACCCGCTGGGCGCCACCGGGGCCGTGCTCATGACCAAGCTCGTCCACGAACTGCGCCGCACCGGCGGCCGCTACGGGCTGCAGACCATGTGCGAGGGCGGCGGGCAGGCCAACGTCACCATCATCGAGCGGGTCTGACCCGAGCCACCGGGACGGCCCCGCGCCGGGCCGTCCCGGACGCTCACTCCGCGGCGTGCACCACGCCCCGCTCCAGGCCCAGCCACTCCGCCAGCTGCGCGAGCTCGGCGGCCAGCTCGGAGGCGGTCTCGGCGGGCGCGTCCGCCTCCACCGTGGTGCGCCGCACCAGCAGCCGGCCCGAGGTCCGGTCGGCCTTCAGGTCCACCCGCGCCACCAGGCGCTCGCCCAGCAGGAACGGCAGCACGTAGTAGCCGTGCACCCGCTTGGGCGCGGGCACGTAGATCTCCAGGCGGTAGCGGAAACCGAACAGCGCCTCGGTGCGCGCCCGCTCCCAGACCAGCGAGTCGAACGGGCTGAGCAGCGTCCGCGCCTCCACCCGGCGCGGGAAACGCGCGTCCCGGTGCAGGTAGGCGGGCTGCCGCCAGCCCTCGACCCGGACCGGAACCAGTTCCCCGGCGTCCACCAGGTCGCGGACCGCCGCACGGCACTGGGCCGCGCCGAGCCGGAAGTAGTCCCGCAGGCACCGTTCGGTGGCGACCCCGTGCGCGCGGGCCGCGATGGCCACCAGTTCGCGCCGCGCGTCGTCCGGATCGGGGTCGGGCGCGTCGTGCACCTCGGCGGGCAGCACCCGGCAGGTCAGGTCGTAGCGGCGTTCGAACTGCCGGGTGCGTCCGTCCGCGGTGATCTCCCCGCACCAGAACAGGTACGCCAGCGCGGTCTTCACCGCGGACCAGTTCCACCCCCACTGCTGGACGGCGCGGGGCTCGTCGTGCTGCAGCGCGGCCTCCACCTGCCGCGCGGTGGCCGGACCGGTCCGGGCGACCTCGTCGAGCACCGCCCGGACCAGTTCGGGCCGCTCCTCGCCGACCCGCCGCACCATGCTCCACGCCTTGGTGACGTCCGCCATCCGCCAGCGCAGCAGCCGGTGCGTGGCCGGCGGGATGAGGCTGGCCTCGTGCGCCCAGTACTCCACCAGGGAGCGGCCGCGTGCGGTGGCCGCCCGGTCCAGCAGGGCGCGGTCGTAGGGCCCCAGCCGCGCGTACACCGGCAGGTAGTGGCTGCGGCACAGCACGTTCACGCTGTCGATCTGGAGGGCGCCGACCCGGTCGACCACCCGGCGCAGGTGCCGCATGGTGGCGTCGCCTGCGGGGCGGCGGTCGGTGAAGCCCTGGGCGGCCAGCGCCACCCGGCGGGCCTGGGCGCGGGAGAGCACGGAGTCGCGTCGGGGACGGGGAAGCGTCGTTGATTCGTACACGTGTACAACCTAGCGGCCGGGGATGACCGCTCCGGTGCTCAGGAGCCGTCCTCTCCGCCGCAGTCGGACCACAGCGCGATGAAGGAGTCGCCGCACCGCTCCTGCGCGCCGGGAGAGGAGGGGGAGGGGTGCGGCTCGTCGAACCGGGGGGACCAGCGGTCGGGGCCGGACTGCCCGGCGACGTCGCTCCGGCCGCCCTCCCCGCTCCCGCCGCCGGGCGACGCGGCGGGAACGGGGGAGGGCTCCGGTGTGCTGGGGAGGGCCGCGGCCCGCACGTCGACGGCGTGGGTGAGGGGCCGGGCGGCGGGGATGCGCGACGCGGGGGGCGGCGTGGTGCGGCGCGGTGCGAAGTACGAGGTCACGGAGGCTGGTGCGGCGGCGGCCGTGTGCTGCGCGGCCGACTCCTCGGGGTGCGGCGACAGCTGGGCGGCCACGCCCGTGAGGGAGAACACGACCAGGGAGGCCACCAGCCAGCGCGGCGACAGGGGGGTGCGGGCGATCCACGACGGACGTGCATGCCGAGGCCGCCAGCCCCGCCGACGGGAAAAGGCTAGGCGCATGAAGAGATGTCTCCTCCCAGGAGAGACGGTGGAAACCACCGGACGACGTAGGTCACAACGGTCCGCGACTGGGGGAGGACTCTCCGTAGTCACCGTGGGTGGTCGTACGCCCCGGTGCTTCAGGAGGGGAAGGTCAGTCCTTCGCGGACCAGCCCGGGGTCAGCAAACGCCCCGAGCCGCTGCACGGCACGCAGTTCCGGGGAACGAGGAGTTCGGCATGACCCTCCGTCACGGAGAAGAAGCCGTAGATCCGAACCCGGTAACCACTGCCGTGGCAATCCTGGCACACGATCGCAACGTCCATGAGCCAAATCTAAAGGTTGGCTGCTGAATCCGACAGGCCGCAGGGGATGCGGTGACTGGCTCAGTCCCTCGAACGGTCCGCCGCCGGAATACGCACAGTGACGGTCGTGCCCTCGCCGGGACGGGTGTCGAGGGTGACCGTGCCGCCGTGGGCGTCGGCGATCGCCTGCACGATGGGCAGCCCCAGGCCGCTGCCTCCCCCCGGGGCCCGGGTCCCCCGGTAGAAGCGGTCGAAGACGCGGGCCGCGTCCTCGGCGGACATGCCGGGCCCCGCGTCGGTCACCGCCAGGACGACCTCGCCGCCGTCGGCGTGCAACCGCACTGTCACCGGGGTGTCCGACGGGGTGTGCTCCCGTACGTTGCCCAGCAGGTTCGCGAGGATCTGCCGGAACCGGGTCTCGTCGATCTGCCAGAAGAGCCGGTCCGGCACGTCCAGGGTGAACTCCCGCTCCGGCTCCAGGGAGGCCGCGTCCCCGGTCATGTCCCGCACCAGCTCCGCCAGGTCGCGGGTGGCCAGCTCCAGCGATCCGGCGCGGTCCAGCCGGGCCAGCTCCAGCAGTTCGCCCACGAGTTTGGACATGCGGGTGGCCTCCCCCTCCACGCGCCGCATGGCCTCGGGCAGCTCCTCGTCGGGGATCGCGCCCTGCCGGTACAGCTCGGCGTAGCCGAGGATCGTGGTCAGCGGGGTGCGCAGTTCGTGGGAGGCGTCGGCGGCGAAGTTGCGCACCCGCTGCTCCGACTCCGCCTTGGCCCGGAACGCGCTCTCCAGGCGGCCCAGCATCGTGTTGATCGCCATGCCGAGCCGTCCCACCTCGCTGTAGGGGTCGGCGTCGGGCATCCGGTCGCCGAGATCGGAGCCGGTGCTGATCTGTCCGGCGATGGTCGCCATCCGGTCCAGCGGGGCCAGGGCGCGCACGATCAGGCGGCCCCCGACCAGCAGCAGCGCCCCCAGCAGCAGGACCGCGGTGATCAACTGCACGGTGACCAGCTGGCGCGGGTAGTCCTCCCGTTCGACGGTGGGCACCCCGCTGACCATGATCGAGTTGGTGCGGGTCCGGACGGTGACCAGGTGCGGGGGAACCGACTCGTCGGGGGTGTCCAGCTCCACGATCTCCTGCGTGGAGGCGTAGGAGCGCAGTTCGGACAGCGACAGCAGGGCGATCCGGCTCAACACCACGTCCTCACGGAAGGTGTCGCCGTAGATCTGGTTGATCTCGCCGGTCTCGCGGTCGAGCAGCACCACGAAGTACGGGGACGGGCTGGGCGCGTCCACCCCCACCGGCGGGGTGTCGTTGTCCAGCCGGACCATGGCCCGCTCGGTGGTGAGCAGCAGTTGGGCCTCCAGCCGCTCGGTGATGAAGGCACGCAGGGTCAGCACGCTGACCAGCGAGCTGACGAGCAGCCCCACCCCGGTCACCACCAGCAGCCCGGCCAGCAGCCGGGACCGCAGGGTGCCCGGAGGGGCGAACGGCCCGCTGACGGTCATCTCTCCTCTGGGGCGCGCAGCGCGTACCCCACTCCGCGCTGGGTGTGGATCAGGTTGGGGCCGAAGGGCTCCAGTTTGCGGCGCAGGTAGCTGACGTAGGTCTCCACGATCTGGGACTGGCCCGCGTAGTCCCACCCCCAGACGTTCTCCAGGAGCTGGGCGCGGGTCAGCACCCGCCCGGCGTTGTTCATCATGTAGGCCAGCAGGCGGAACTCGGTGGGCGACAGGTCGATGGGCACGCCGCCGCGGCGCACCGTCCAGGTCTTCTCGTCCAGTTCCAGGTCGGCGACCCGCAGCACCCCGTCGGGGGACTGCGCGGAGTTGGGGTCGCGTTTGACGCGGCGCAGCAGCGCGCGCACCCGGGCGATGAGGGCCTCCACCGAGAACGGCTTGGTGACGTAGTCGTCGCCGCCCAGGGACAGGCCGGTGACCGTGTCGGAGGGGGTGTCCCGGGCGGTGAGGTAGATCACCGGGACGTCGTCGTCCTCGTCCCGCAGACGGCGGCAGACGTCGAAGCCGCTGATGTCGGGCAGCAGCACGTCCAGCAGGATCAGGTCCGGCCGTTCCGAACGGGCGAGGGCGAGGCCCTCCCCTCCGGAACCGGCGGTGCTGACCTCGAAACCGTGGAAACGCAGGGCGGCCTGAACCAGATCCCGGATGTTGGGTTCGTCGTCGATCACGAGTACATGGGGGCGCGCCGTGGTCTCTGATTCCGTCATCGATCCACCTAGCGGAAGACTTCGGGGGTCTCTGTCATGGTATTCGCGCCGGTCCGCGAGGCTGAACCGGGAACTTCCCGGGCCTTTGGACGCACACGGGGGCGGTGGGCGCACGCCTCGCCCACCGCCCCCGTTGACATCCCGCCGCCGTCACTGCCCCGCGGGGCGGGACCCTGAGGTGAGTCGGTCGTCTGTGGAGATTCAAGCCGACGCCACCCATACAACCTCCCGTTCCTGAGACCCAGACTGGTACACGCTGGGAAAACGCTGAGATCTGGGAGGCCGGGGAGGTGTCCGCTCCCCGTGGGGCGCGCGGTGCCGCGGGCGGCGGGCGCTAGCCTTGCGGTGTGCGATTGGCGACGTGGAATGTGAACAGTGTGCGGGCGCGCAGCGAGCGCATCGCCGCCTGGCTGCAGCGGAGCGACGTGGACGTCGTCGCCCTCCAGGAGACGAAGTGCCGGGACGACCAGTTCCCGACCGAGGTCTTCACCGAACTCGGCTACGAGGTCGCCCACCACGGGCTGTCGCAGTGGAACGGGGTCGCGATCGCCTCCCGGGTGGGGCTGGACGACGTGCGCGTCGGCTTCCCCGGACAGCCCGGCTGGGGCGACCCGGCGGAGGCGGAGGCCCGCGCGCTCGGCGCCGTGTGCGGCGGGGTGCGGGTGTGGAGCCTGTACGTCCCCAACGGCCGCGAGGTCGACCACCCGCACTACACCTACAAGCTGCAGTGGCTGGAGCGGCTCCGCGAGGCCGGGGAGGGCTGGCTGGCCGAGGACCCGCGGGCGCGGATCGCGCTGTGCGGCGACTTCAACATCGCCCCCCGGGACGACGACGTGTGGGACATGGCGGAGTTCGAGGGCCGCACCCACGTCACCAAGCCCGAGCGGGACGCCTTCCAGGCGCTGGTCGACGCCGGCTTCACCGACGTGGTGCGGCCGTACACGCCCGGACCCGGCGTCTACACCTACTGGGACTACAAGGGCCTGTCCTTCCCCAAGCGCAAGGGCATGCGCATCGACTTCGTGCTGGCCTCGCCCGCGCTGGCGGAGCGGGCCGCGGGCGCGGCGGTCGACCGCGAGGAGCGCAAGGGCAAGGGCGCCTCCGACCACGCCCCCGTCATCGTGGACCTGCGGCCGGAGTGAACAACGCCCCGGTAACGTGAGGGGCGTGAACCGAGCAGCGGCACCGCGGATCGCGGTATTCGGCAGTGTCAACATGGACCTGGTGGCCTACGTGGACACCGTGCCCGCCAGCGGGGAGACCGTCCAGGGGCGCCAGTTCCGCCAGATTCCCGGGGGCAAGGGCGCCAACCAGGCGATCGCCGCGGCCCGGGCCGGGGCGGACGTGGCCTTCCTCGGCGCGGTGGGCGACGACGCCTTCGGTGTGCAGCTGCGCACCACGCTGGTCGACAGCGGCGTCGACGTGTCGGGGCTGCGCACGGTGGCGGGCGCCTCGGGGGTGGCGCACATCGTCGTGGACGCCGCCGGGAGCAACTCCATCATCGTCATCCCGGGCGCCAACGGCACGGTCACCGCGCTGCGGGAGGGCGACACCCGGCTGCTGGACGGCGCGCGGGTGCTGCTGCTGCAGTTGGAGACGCCGATGTCCGGGGTGGTCGCGGCGGCGCGGGCGGGACGCTCCCTGGGGGCGACCACCATGCTGACGCCCGCTCCGGCCCGGCCGCTGCCCGCGGAGCTGCTGGAGTGCGTGGACGTGCTGCTGCCCAACCAGCACGAGGCGGCGGCGCTCACCGGCCACGACGACCCCGAGCGGGCGCTGGCCGCGCTGCTGGAGTCGGTGCCCGAGGTGGTCGTCACGCTCGGCGGCGACGGGTCGCTCTACGGGGCGCGGGGCCGCGAGCCGGTCCGGGTGCCGGCGGTGCGGGTGGAGCCGGTGGACACCACCGGGGCGGGCGACACCTTCTGCGGCGCGTTCGCGGTCGCCCGCGCCGAGGGCCGGGATCCCGAGGAGGCGCTGCGGTTCGCGGCCCGGGCGGCGGCCCTGTCGGTGCGGCGCCAGGGGGCGAGCACGTCGATGCCCACCCGCGCCGAGATCGACGCGTTCTGATCGGGGTTTCGGGTTCGCGGTACCGCCAAGACGCTGGTCTTGACGGTGGGGCACCTGACCGCCCTGGTGTCGACCGGTGGGTGCACGCGGGTCGGCGGGCGGCCGCGGACCGAGGTGCGGGTGGGCGCCGGACCAGCGGGTTTGCTTCGGCCGGGAGGCCCGGCAGCCTTGCCCGAGCCCTGGGGTGCCGGGGGGATGGCCGGGCGGCGGGCATCCGGGGGTGAGGCGTCGCTGGGCTGCGGCTCAGCGGGTGCTTTGAGCCGTCCGTCCAGCTTCGGCCGGGAGGCGCGGGTGAGGCGGGGAGGGGAGAGCGAAGCGCTACGGGAGGACGGCAACCCCTCCGGGACCGGGGCGGCGCTCAAGGCTGCCGCGCCTCGCGGCCGAAGCACACCGGCCACCCGACCGCCTTCCTCAACCCTCCCCAAAAACCACTCCCGACGCACCCCCTACACGACCATGGTCCTGACAGGTAGGGGCGCACCTCAGCCTTGGTGTCAACTGGTGGGTGCACGCGGGTCGGCTGATGCACCCCACTTCCGGCAGGATCGTCAAACCAGGGGCCGGGGCCGACCCGGAACGTGGGCACTCAAACCCCAGTGAGTTCCGGTCGGCGGGAGCGGCGGCCCCGCCGGAGACGCCGAGGCCCGCCCGGGTGAGGGAGAGTCCCGGGCGGGGTTCGTGTCCCGTGTGCGGCACGGGAGGCTCCGTCAGGACAGCGAGACGGTCACGCCGCCGCTGAAGACGGACTCGTGCAGTTCGATCGACACGGGCTCCACGTCCTCGGGGATGTCGAAGACCACCTGCGCCTCGATCGTGTTGCCGGGGTTGATGTCGGTGAGGAACGCGTCGGAGTTGTCCAGCGAGATCTCGGCCGCGGAGTCGTTGGAGTACTCCCTGCCCTCGGCGTCGAAGAGCTTCTGGTTGGAGCCGTCGAACATCTCGGCCCGGTCGCCGATGTTCTCGACGGTGACGTGGACGATCACGTACTGGCCCTGCGCCTCCTCCCGCAGGAAGTCGCCGCCGACGCTGGACACGCCGGTCTCGACGTCGGTCACGGTGAAGGCGAACGCGCCGTCCTCGACGGTGTCGCCGATCCCGGCCGTCGGCTCGTCCCCGGAGCCGTCCTCGTCGCCGCCTTTGCCGCCGTCCGAGGAGGAGGCGCTCTGGCCGGAGCCGGAGGAGTCGGAGCCGACGCTGGCGACGAGCGCGGCGCAGCCGACGAACCCGAAGAGCACGAAGAGGCCAAGGGCGATGAGGACGGCCCACAGGCAGCCGCGGCTCTTCTTCGGCTGCGGCTGGGGCTGCTGGGGTGCGGGGTAGCTCATGGCGGTGTTCCTTCGCTGGTGGGAGTGTCGGGGCCGACGACGTGGACGGATCGCGACGGTCGAACAGTGCAGAGGTGTTCACGCGCGAACTCCAGTAGAAAGCGAAAGACATGTAAACACAAACTGTGTACACAGTCAACGTGGTTGTTTTTTGGTCTTCCTTGTGACCTGTGTACTGACTGCGCGGTAGGGTGCCACCAGCAAACCCCCAGCAACCGCAGGAGCCGCGATGCCACACTCCCCCGCGGGGACCACCACCGTGAACTCGGTCGGAATCGCCCGTCTGGCCGGCGTGGGGCGGGCCGCCGTCAGCAACTGGCGGCGGCGCTACCCGGACTTCCCCGCGCCCGTCGGGGGAGCCGCGGGCAGCCCGCTCTTCGACCTCGACGAGGTCCGGGAGTGGCTGCGCAGGACGAACAAGCTCGCCGCGGACGAGAGCCCGGAGGCCGCGGTCGAGGCGGTGTGGAACCTCCTCGACCCGCTGCGGGAGCGCCTGGGCGGGGCCGACGCCGTGGCGCTGCTGGGCGCCGCCCTGGCGGTGCGGGAGCGCGGCGCGGACCCGGCGGCGCTGCCCGACGGGGAACTGCGCGGGCAGCTCCTCGCCTGCCTCGACACGGGGACCGCGCCCCCCGAACTGCCCGGCGCCGAGGAGTGGCGGCAGCCCCTGCTCGACGCGGCCGACCGGCTGGGGGAGCTCGGCCCCGCACCGGACGCCTTCGAACGCCTCCACCAGCGCTACCTCACCTCGGTCGCCCGCCACTTCTTCGCCGACACCCCCCAGATCGGCGCGCTGATCGCGGAGCTGGCGGCCCCCGCCGGCGGCACCGTGTTCGACCCGTCGTGCGGCAGCGGGACGCTGCTGCACGCGGTCGCGGGCCGGGCGCCGGGCGCCGCGCTCCGCGGCCAGGAGATCGACCCGGGAGCCGCCCGCCTCGCCGCGGTCCGCCTCCAGCTGGCGGGAGCGCGGCTCGACATCCGCGTCGGCGACTCGCTGCGCGCGGACGCCTTCGACGGCCTCCGCGCCGACGCGGTGGTCGCCCACCCCCCGTTCAACCAGGCCGACTGGGGCTTCGAGGAGCTCAGCCTCGACCCGCGGTGGCGGTACGGGACCCCCGCCCGCAAGGAACCCGAACTCGCCTGGGTGCAGCACGCCCTGGCGCACACGCGGCCAGGCGGCACCGCGGTCGTGGTGCTGCCCCCCACGGTGGCGTCGCGCGGCAGCGGCCGCCGGGTGCGCCGCGAACTGATCCGGCGCGGGGCGCTGCACGCCGTGATCGCCCTGCCCCCGGGACTCGCCCCGCCGATGGGGGTGCCGCTGATGCTGTGGGTGCTGCGCAACCCGGAGGACGGCGCCGCCCCGGCGGGCGGGGTGCTGCTGTTCGACGCCTCCGACGGCCGCGCCGACGACCTGCGGGGCGAGACCGCCCGGCCGTGGCCCGCGACGGCCGAGCGCGTCGCCGCCGTCTACCGGGCGTTCGCCGAGGACCCGGAGTCGGTGGCGGAGGTCCCGGGCAGCCACCGGGTGGTGCCGCTGGCCGACCTGCTGGACGAGGCGGTGGACGTCTCCCCGGGCCGCCACGTGCAGCGGCCCGGCGCCGACGCCGGCAGGCTCACCGAGACCCGCGACGACCTGATGCGGCTCTCCGAGGACCTGGTCACCTCGCTGCCGGGGCTGCGGCCCGCCGCGGGCACGCTGCACCAGGCGATGACCACGCTGGGGGAGCTGAGCCGGATCGGCGGACTGGAGGTCGTGTACCGGCGCACCGGGGAGGACCCCGGGGACGACGGGCCCTCCCTGCCCGCCCTCACCGGGGAGGACGTCGAGCACGACGCCGCCCCCTCGGGCCGGGTGCGCCTGGACGAGAACACGGTCCGGCTCCGGCCGGGCGACGTCGTGCTGCCCCGGATCGCGCGGCGGCCGGTGGCGCGCGTGGTCACCGACGAGCAGGCCGCCCTGCACGGCAGCACCTACCTGCTGCGCCCCGACCCCGAGGTGGTGGACCCGTGGTTCCTCGCCGGGTTCCTCACCGGTTCGGGGGCCTGCGCGGCGGCCGCCTCCACGAGCCGCCCCGGCGTCACCCGCGTCACCGAGCTGCGCAAGGTGGAGGTGCCCCGCCTGCCGCTGGCCGACCAGCGCGCCTACGGCGAGGCGTTCCGCCGCCTCACCGAGTTCCGCCGCACCCTGCGCCGCACCACCGAGGTCGGCGACCGCCTGTGGCGGCTGCTCACCGAAGGCCTGGCGGTGGGCACGCTGCGCCCGGGACGCACCGATGGTCTTGACACCTGAGGGACCCATCCGCGTTTCTGCCCCATACCGTCAAGATCAACGGGTGTGGGGCGGGCGGTGAACTGGCCGATGTCTTCGGCCGCGAGGCGCGGCAGCCTTGAGGTCCGCTCCGGTCCCGGAGGGATGGTCGTCGTCCCGTAGCGCTTCGCCTTCCCACCCCCGCGGCGCTTCACTTCCGGATACCCGTCGCCTGGCAGTCCCTCCAGGACCCCGGGGCTCGGGTAGGGCTGCCGGGCCTCCCGGCCGAAGCAGACCCACTGGTTCACCGCACGCCCGCACCCCGGCCCGTGACCACCCCCCCGACCGCGATGATCTTGACACCGCTGGCACTCCCGGTTCGCCTACTACTACCTCAGCAGCGACCCCTTCTACGGGTACATCTACTCCGCGCTGGCCGTGGGGGCCACGAACCAGATCGAACTGAGCAACGACCGCCTTGCCGGTGCGCCTGCGGTGCTTCCAGGACTGGAGGAGCAGCGGAGGATCGCGGACTTCCTTGACGTTGAGACGGCTCGGATCGGCATGCTTGCGCACCACCGTGCCAGGCAGATGCAACTACTTTCACTCAGAAGTAGTTCCTGGACATCTCAGGTTTATTCCTATTTGTCCAGTAAGAACCCGGTGAAAGGTAGGCGGAGGGAGAATTCTCCCTAAATACGTCGCTCTTGCGGCTTCTTCTCCTCAAGTGCGCCAGCAAATAGAAACGGGTGTTTCTGGTGCTGGTGGCCTTGCAAATAATCTCCCTTCGGGGGTGGTGCGAAATTTGGAGATTCCTCTCCCGGGGCAAGAGGAACAGGGAGAAGTCGTTCGAGCATGGGAGAGATACCAGGAGCGAACAGCAGATCTTAAAGCTTCTTTGGAACGCCAACTCGCACTCCCCGCCGAGCGTCGCCAGGCCCTCATCACGGCTGCGGTCACCGGGCAGTTCGACGTGACGACGGCCGGGCGTGCCGGGGAGGCTGTCGCCTCGGTGTGAGTCCGGGGAAAGCAGCGGCCCCCGGATCTGGTTCCGAGGGCCGGAGTGTGTGCCTGTTACAGACGCCCTGACTTGACGTTCGCGAGGAAGGCGGCCCACGCTTCCGGGGCGAAGTCCAGGTGGCCGAGGTGACGGTGCTGGGTGTCTCGGACCAGCACTGCGTCTGCAGTCTCGGCGACCTCGACGCAGGCTCCCGCGTTGCCACCGCTGTAGCTGGACTTGTGCCAGCGCACGGCCACCTCGACGCAAGCCCCGCCGGTGTCATTGCTGTAGCTGGATTTGTGCCAAGCGCTTTTGAGAACACCCATCGGTCGCCCCCTATCACTTCGGCAGTTAGGCCGCCGTAGTCATGCCCGCGAACGAGCACAACTATGGCGACCGGACCGGTGAGAACCTACTGACTACAGACGCCCCGCCCTGAGGTCAGCCAGGAACGCCGCCCACTCAGCAGGAGTGAAGTCCAGGTGGCCGAGGTGGCGGTGCTGGGTGTCACGAATCAAGACAGCGGCGGGGGTCTCGGCGACCTCGACGCAGTTACCGCCGGTCTGGTTGCTGTAGCTGGACTTGTGCCAGTTCAGGTCGGCTTTCATGAGAACTCTCCTTGGATCTGCTCAATCAGCTTCCGGGATGCCGCCACAGGGAGCGCAGCGCCGAGCAGGTCGCCGAACAGTCGTGAGTAGTCGTCCACGTCGTCGGGGGAGTCCGTCACCGTTCCCGTCCGTCGTGTCTCGATGTACAAGACGGTGCCCTTGTCGTGGATCGCATACAACGTGAACGCCTCGGACAGTCCAGGGTGGTGCTCTGTCTCGTAGGGGACCACCTGAATGGAGATGTTCGGCTCATTGGACGCTTTCAGGAGGCGGGCGAGCTGTCCCCTCATGGTCTCACGCCCGCCGATGGGGCGGCGGAGCATCCCCTCGTCCAGGATCACCAGCAGACGAGGAGGACATTCAGCTTTCAGGGTGGCCTGCCGTTCCATGCGGCCGCGGGTCAGCTCTTTGATTTCGGCTGGCGTTTTGGTGGGCAGCCCGGCCCGGAGAATCGTCCGCGCGTACTCCTCCGTCTGAAGCAGTCCAGGGACGAGTAGTGGACTGTACTCACGGATCTCGAACGCGGCGCGCTCCCGCTCGGCTCCGTCCTGGTACCACTCCGGCAGTCCCAGGTCTGACGAGGTGTCCCAGGAGTCGATGAGTGTGCCGCCTGTGCCCAGCGCCTTGTCGAGACGTTCCAAATGTTCCCGTTTGATCCCTCGTGCGCCTCGCTCCATTGCGCTCAACATCGCGGGGGACATCAGGACTCGTTTGGCCAGCTCGCGCTGTGAGAGCCCAGCTCGTTCGCGGTTCGCGCGGATCTGGCGGCCGATCTTGACCCACCGGTTCTTGTTCTTGTGCACCACAGTTCTACATTTGAACACACTTTGGAAACACTTGGCTACAAGTTCGGACTTTTCGTTTCCACTTATCTGGAACCACTAGCCGACTCA
This window encodes:
- a CDS encoding N-6 DNA methylase — translated: MPHSPAGTTTVNSVGIARLAGVGRAAVSNWRRRYPDFPAPVGGAAGSPLFDLDEVREWLRRTNKLAADESPEAAVEAVWNLLDPLRERLGGADAVALLGAALAVRERGADPAALPDGELRGQLLACLDTGTAPPELPGAEEWRQPLLDAADRLGELGPAPDAFERLHQRYLTSVARHFFADTPQIGALIAELAAPAGGTVFDPSCGSGTLLHAVAGRAPGAALRGQEIDPGAARLAAVRLQLAGARLDIRVGDSLRADAFDGLRADAVVAHPPFNQADWGFEELSLDPRWRYGTPARKEPELAWVQHALAHTRPGGTAVVVLPPTVASRGSGRRVRRELIRRGALHAVIALPPGLAPPMGVPLMLWVLRNPEDGAAPAGGVLLFDASDGRADDLRGETARPWPATAERVAAVYRAFAEDPESVAEVPGSHRVVPLADLLDEAVDVSPGRHVQRPGADAGRLTETRDDLMRLSEDLVTSLPGLRPAAGTLHQAMTTLGELSRIGGLEVVYRRTGEDPGDDGPSLPALTGEDVEHDAAPSGRVRLDENTVRLRPGDVVLPRIARRPVARVVTDEQAALHGSTYLLRPDPEVVDPWFLAGFLTGSGACAAAASTSRPGVTRVTELRKVEVPRLPLADQRAYGEAFRRLTEFRRTLRRTTEVGDRLWRLLTEGLAVGTLRPGRTDGLDT
- a CDS encoding DUF397 domain-containing protein codes for the protein MGVLKSAWHKSSYSNDTGGACVEVAVRWHKSSYSGGNAGACVEVAETADAVLVRDTQHRHLGHLDFAPEAWAAFLANVKSGRL
- a CDS encoding DUF397 domain-containing protein; the encoded protein is MKADLNWHKSSYSNQTGGNCVEVAETPAAVLIRDTQHRHLGHLDFTPAEWAAFLADLRAGRL
- a CDS encoding helix-turn-helix domain-containing protein, with translation MVHKNKNRWVKIGRQIRANRERAGLSQRELAKRVLMSPAMLSAMERGARGIKREHLERLDKALGTGGTLIDSWDTSSDLGLPEWYQDGAERERAAFEIREYSPLLVPGLLQTEEYARTILRAGLPTKTPAEIKELTRGRMERQATLKAECPPRLLVILDEGMLRRPIGGRETMRGQLARLLKASNEPNISIQVVPYETEHHPGLSEAFTLYAIHDKGTVLYIETRRTGTVTDSPDDVDDYSRLFGDLLGAALPVAASRKLIEQIQGEFS